The following nucleotide sequence is from Euleptes europaea isolate rEulEur1 chromosome 3, rEulEur1.hap1, whole genome shotgun sequence.
TAAGCGAGCATTGGAAGCTGTGCCTTTTTACTGGAAGTGTCAGACACCTCTTTACAGGCCCGTTGATGTTTTGGGGGCCACTGCCTTGCACAAGGTGTGGGTGTCAAGTATTTTTACTTGCCAAAAGATTAACATGACTTTTAgagagtcttgggggggggggggcataagatCACAACAGCCTCTGAATGGCTTTGGACTATGTTTTGCTTGCCACCCTTGTTCTCTATATACCTCGGACAGGATACTGTAGAGATGCTGTAGAAGCCGTTCATGCAAAGTGTTCTGCCCTTCGACGATTCACCCTGTTGAGTCTTTATTACCCCAAGAGACTGACTTGGATCACATTTTTACAACAGAATACTAAAACATGAGCAAATGCTAAGTTTGGAAGAAGATGCCTCAATCTGATAAGGCCCTCTACACCTTTATACGTTGCAGGCTGTAGAGTTCTCCACATGCTGCCATCGATCAAATGCCTTCTGTGCGTTTTAAGATAATTGACTGGCAACTAATCCCCAAGTTAGCATCCGTGTCTGATGTACAGTCACTAGGGAAAAAACTAAATTCTGAGTACAAAGACGGATACTGAAAACACTTGTCAATAAAGTCTCTCTTCTAATGATCTTCTCTTCTTGGCCAAAATAGTTCCTCAGTACCAGTTTGTACCATCTTCCCAGTGATGTTTtgtatttattcttttgaaaGACAGTTTATGGCTAAAGTAGATAAAAGGAGATATTTCCAACAGCTGTTATGTGGGGCAGATAAGGAATCCAGAAAAAGAAGAATGGATATATTCTGTGGAGTACAAACCATTGGCTTGATCCGATGGCATCTGGATCCAGACTTGGTCATTTTCTTTTAGTTCAAGCACGGCACTACCGGAAGCCTGGTCCAAGTAGCCCTTTTTGTATTCATCATAAGTATAGGTGGCAGGTACATTGTTCTTGTAAAGTGCCACCCAGACATTAGTTCCTTTAACATGGACATGATAGGCAAAGTAGTAGATGCCGGAGATGGGACATGTGAAGATCCCCGTCACTGGATTATAGCCATTATGCCCGTTGTACAAAGTCCTATCGAATTTTACTGGCATACCCGAGGCTGGGAATGGCGAGGACAAGATGGCGGTGAATGCAGGTACCATCTGGGCAGATAGTTCCCCTCTGCCATACTGTGGCTTTCCGTGCTTGCCGTTCCCCAGCACTGCTCCCTCTACACCTCCATCTGGCAAATGAAGGCCAGCGATGCCTGTCTCGTCAAACATCCCTGGTGCGCCAGGTGGTCCCGGTGGCCCTGGAGGTCCTGGTGGCCCATTTAATCCTGGATTTCCAGGAACCCCTGGTGGCCCCATGGGACCAACAATTCCGGGCTCGCCTACTTTGCCATTTCCTGGTGGCCCTGGGAAGCCAGGCTCCCCCTTTAAGCCTGGTAAGCCTTGAGGGCCCATTGGACCAGAAGGCCCCTGTAAACCTGGTATGCCTGATGGGCCTCGAAGGCCTGGTTGCCCCGGGATACCTCCGTCGCCCTTAGGGCCCATGACCCCTGTTTGTCCTGGCACCCCAGGAAGCCCTATGAAACCATTTTCCCCTTTGGGGCCCATTGGGCCAGGCATCCCTTGAGTCCCAGGTAACCCCCTCTCTCCAGGAATCCCCGGCTTCCCCACAAAACCACTGGGCCCTTGGTCCCCACGCATGCCTGGTTGTCCTGCAGGCCCACCTGGTCCAGGCTCACCTTTAGGGCCTGGAATTCCATGCTTGCCTGGCATACCCATAGAACCAGGAGGGCCTGGTGACCCAGTAACGCCAGGGGGGCCCATCTCTCCTGGCTCACCATCCATTCCAGGCTCCCCTTTGTCACCAAGGGCTCCAGGTatgcctggttggccacggtcTCCCTTTAAGCCAGGCAGACCTGGCTTCCCATACCCTGTAGGCCCAGGCATACCAGGAAGACCACGGAGGCCAGGTTCCCCCTTAGGACCCAGATGGCCTTGCATGCCTGGTATACCAGCGACACCTGGTATGCCAATTCCATCCACTCCAGGTGGGCCACGAGGACCCATAGGGCCAGGCTGCCCATTGACACCTGGCTCGCCTGGAGGGCCCAAGTCACCTTTCTCACCTGGAGCACCAGGCAATCCATCAAGTCCAGGTTTCCCAATGCCCATAGCGCCTGGAGGCCCCGCAGGGCCAGGGGCTCCTCCGTTCCCTCGCGGCCCGGACAACCCTGGTTTTCCAACTCCGTTTTCACCCTTCATGCCACGCTCCCCACGGGGGCcaggctctccttttgctccaGGCTCCCCTCGGAATCCTGGTAGGCCTGGACTGCCTGATGAGCCTGGTTTGCCATTAACGGAAATACCAGCAGGCCCAGGCAATCCTGGTGGTCCTGGCAAGCCTCTTGGCCCTTGGTCTCCTCTTATGCCAGGTTCACCTTTCATACCAGGCATCCCTTTCATCCCTGCCTTGCCGGGAAGGCCAGGGATACCCGGTTTGCCTATGCCAGAAAATCCAGGTGGGCCAGCAGGGCCTGGTTGGCCATGAAGCCCTGGTTTGCCGGTGCCCGGTTTCCCAGGGTAGCCAGGTGGGCCAGGAGGACCTTTTGGGCCAGGCTTCCCAGGAGGTCCAGGTTCCCCTTTGAGGTCCATTGGCAGTAGCGGTGGCGGCATATCTGCAAAGAGAAAAGAGGCACGGCAATAGGAATTACGGAGAAGAGAGTGCTGCTTCTAGCATTTAGCAAATGTCCTGTTAAAGTCCTAGAAAAAATGCAGACTTTTTTTTCCTTGCAACTGCAAATGGCTCTAAAACTCGGCTCCACCACATCACATCTAACATGTGAACCAAGTGTTTTAGCTTCTGAGAGTCTGAGCACAGATGTGGTATTGATGCCAAaataggtagaagaagaagagctggtttttatatactgaccttttctgccacttaagggagaatcaaaccaacttacaatcaccttcacttcccctccccacatcagacaccctgtgaggtaggtgagactgagagagtgtgacttgcccaaggtcacccagctggcctcctgTGAAGGAACAGGGaccaaaaccagttcaccagattagcctccgccgctcatgtggaggagtggggaataaaacccggttctcca
It contains:
- the COL8A2 gene encoding collagen alpha-2(VIII) chain, which translates into the protein MLPEMTPLLLLLVGISTVAGGGAGGGYAQIKYMQPVVKGPLGPPFREGKGQYIDMPPPLLPMDLKGEPGPPGKPGPKGPPGPPGYPGKPGTGKPGLHGQPGPAGPPGFSGIGKPGIPGLPGKAGMKGMPGMKGEPGIRGDQGPRGLPGPPGLPGPAGISVNGKPGSSGSPGLPGFRGEPGAKGEPGPRGERGMKGENGVGKPGLSGPRGNGGAPGPAGPPGAMGIGKPGLDGLPGAPGEKGDLGPPGEPGVNGQPGPMGPRGPPGVDGIGIPGVAGIPGMQGHLGPKGEPGLRGLPGMPGPTGYGKPGLPGLKGDRGQPGIPGALGDKGEPGMDGEPGEMGPPGVTGSPGPPGSMGMPGKHGIPGPKGEPGPGGPAGQPGMRGDQGPSGFVGKPGIPGERGLPGTQGMPGPMGPKGENGFIGLPGVPGQTGVMGPKGDGGIPGQPGLRGPSGIPGLQGPSGPMGPQGLPGLKGEPGFPGPPGNGKVGEPGIVGPMGPPGVPGNPGLNGPPGPPGPPGPPGAPGMFDETGIAGLHLPDGGVEGAVLGNGKHGKPQYGRGELSAQMVPAFTAILSSPFPASGMPVKFDRTLYNGHNGYNPVTGIFTCPISGIYYFAYHVHVKGTNVWVALYKNNVPATYTYDEYKKGYLDQASGSAVLELKENDQVWIQMPSDQANGLYSTEYIHSSFSGFLICPT